The proteins below are encoded in one region of Paenibacillus albus:
- a CDS encoding adenylosuccinate synthase, which yields MSTVVVVGTQWGDEGKGKITDFLADGADVVARYQGGNNAGHTIIINNKKYKLTMIPSGIFNENKVCVIGNGMVINPAALIDEINYIHENGFSTENLKISDRAHLIMPYHLVLDGLEEERKGDNKIGTTRKGIGPCYMDKAARNGIRVADLMDAEEFETKLRRLVAEKNQVIEQVYGGEKLNADEILGQYLGYAETLRPYVTDTSVVLNDAIDSNQKVLFEGAQGVMLDIDQGTYPYVTSSNPTAGGVCIGSGVGPSKIQQVIGVAKAYTTRVGDGPFPTELNNDIGDWIREKGHEYGTVTGRPRRVGWFDTVVVRHARRVSGITGLSLNSLDVLSGLETVKICTGYKLRGEIIEHYPASLKLISECEAIYEELPGWNEDISNAKTLADLPENTRRYVERVSELTGIPIAIFSVGRNREQTNPVAPIYV from the coding sequence ATGTCAACGGTAGTAGTAGTCGGAACCCAATGGGGAGACGAAGGCAAAGGGAAAATTACCGACTTTCTGGCGGATGGCGCTGATGTCGTAGCACGTTACCAAGGTGGCAACAACGCTGGCCATACGATCATTATCAACAATAAAAAATATAAATTAACCATGATTCCATCCGGAATCTTCAACGAAAATAAAGTATGCGTCATCGGTAACGGCATGGTCATTAATCCAGCTGCTCTGATCGACGAAATTAATTATATCCATGAGAATGGCTTCTCGACAGAGAACCTGAAGATCAGTGACCGCGCGCATCTGATTATGCCGTATCACTTGGTTCTCGATGGTCTTGAGGAAGAGCGCAAAGGCGATAACAAGATCGGTACAACTCGCAAAGGGATCGGCCCTTGCTACATGGACAAGGCTGCACGTAACGGTATTCGCGTCGCGGACTTGATGGATGCAGAAGAATTCGAAACGAAGCTGCGCCGCCTCGTTGCAGAGAAGAACCAAGTTATCGAGCAAGTATACGGCGGAGAAAAGCTGAATGCTGACGAAATTCTCGGCCAGTACCTTGGCTACGCAGAAACACTGCGTCCGTATGTAACGGATACTTCGGTCGTTCTGAACGATGCCATTGATTCGAACCAGAAAGTATTGTTTGAAGGCGCGCAAGGCGTTATGCTCGATATCGACCAAGGTACGTACCCGTACGTAACATCGTCGAACCCGACAGCAGGCGGCGTATGTATCGGCTCCGGTGTTGGCCCTTCGAAGATTCAGCAGGTTATCGGCGTGGCAAAAGCATACACGACTCGTGTCGGCGACGGTCCATTCCCAACTGAGCTGAACAATGATATTGGCGACTGGATTCGCGAGAAAGGCCACGAATACGGCACTGTAACAGGACGTCCGCGTCGTGTTGGCTGGTTCGACACGGTTGTTGTCCGCCATGCACGCCGTGTTAGCGGCATTACAGGCTTGTCCTTGAACTCGCTCGACGTACTGTCCGGCCTTGAAACGGTTAAGATCTGCACGGGCTACAAGCTGCGCGGCGAAATCATCGAGCATTATCCGGCAAGCCTTAAGCTGATCTCCGAATGTGAAGCGATCTACGAGGAGCTTCCAGGCTGGAATGAGGATATCTCGAATGCGAAGACGCTTGCGGATCTGCCAGAGAATACGCGTCGTTATGTGGAGCGTGTATCTGAGCTGACAGGCATTCCAATTGCAATCTTCTCGGTTGGACGTAACCGTGAGCAGACAAACCCGGTTGCACCAATTTACGTATAA
- the dnaB gene encoding replicative DNA helicase: MSNEQLMFDRVPPQNMEAEQAVLGAVLLQAEALITSMERVKSEDFYLPSHQLIFEAMIELGEASQPIDLVTLTAYLQDHQQLEEIGGVSYLAKLANSVPTAANVDYYAQIVEEKSMLRRLIRTATNIVSNGYAAAEDVGSMLSEAESRILEISNRRSSSGFISIRDVLMEVFEKVEFLYTNKGGSSGIPSGFTDLDKMTAGFQRSDLIIIAARPSVGKTAFALNVAQNVGVRAKETVAIFSLEMSAAQLVQRMICAESNVDAGRMRTGYLEGDDWEKLTMAIGSLSEAQIFIDDTPGITVADIRAKCRRLKKERGLGMILIDYLQLISGRGKAGENRQQEVSEISRTLKQIARELEVPVIALSQLSRGVEQRQDKRPMMSDLRESGSIEQDADIVAFLYRDDYYDKESEKKNIIEIIIAKQRNGPVGTVELAFLKSFNKFVGLDRTHQEPGQAS; encoded by the coding sequence ATGAGTAACGAGCAGCTGATGTTTGATCGTGTGCCGCCGCAGAATATGGAAGCAGAGCAAGCGGTACTCGGTGCAGTTTTATTGCAGGCGGAAGCGTTAATTACGTCAATGGAGCGGGTGAAGAGCGAGGATTTCTATTTGCCTTCTCATCAGCTTATCTTTGAGGCGATGATTGAGCTCGGCGAAGCGAGTCAGCCCATCGATTTGGTCACCCTGACTGCTTATTTGCAGGACCATCAGCAGTTGGAGGAGATTGGCGGAGTCAGCTATTTGGCGAAGCTCGCCAACTCCGTACCGACTGCGGCGAACGTCGACTACTACGCGCAAATCGTAGAAGAAAAATCGATGCTGCGCCGCCTGATCCGCACAGCGACGAACATCGTCTCGAACGGTTATGCCGCAGCGGAAGATGTAGGCAGCATGCTGAGCGAAGCCGAGTCCCGCATCCTGGAGATTTCCAACCGCAGATCGAGCAGCGGCTTCATCTCGATTCGCGACGTGCTGATGGAAGTGTTCGAGAAGGTTGAGTTTCTGTACACGAACAAAGGCGGCTCGAGCGGCATTCCGTCAGGCTTCACCGACCTCGACAAGATGACGGCAGGCTTTCAACGAAGCGACTTAATCATAATCGCGGCCCGTCCTTCCGTAGGTAAGACGGCGTTCGCCCTGAACGTAGCGCAGAACGTCGGCGTTCGCGCCAAAGAAACCGTTGCAATCTTCTCGCTCGAGATGTCCGCAGCTCAGCTCGTACAGCGTATGATCTGTGCGGAATCGAATGTTGATGCAGGACGTATGCGTACGGGGTATTTGGAAGGCGACGATTGGGAAAAGCTAACGATGGCGATTGGTTCACTGTCTGAAGCACAGATCTTCATCGATGATACGCCGGGTATTACCGTCGCGGACATTCGCGCCAAATGCCGCCGTTTGAAGAAAGAGCGCGGTCTCGGCATGATTCTGATCGACTACTTGCAGCTTATTTCCGGGCGCGGCAAGGCAGGCGAGAATCGTCAGCAGGAAGTATCCGAGATTTCTCGTACGCTGAAGCAAATTGCGCGTGAGCTCGAAGTGCCGGTTATTGCACTGTCGCAGCTGAGCCGGGGCGTTGAGCAGCGGCAGGACAAGCGTCCGATGATGTCTGACCTTCGGGAATCCGGTTCCATCGAGCAAGATGCCGACATCGTAGCGTTCCTCTACCGGGACGATTACTACGATAAGGAATCCGAGAAGAAGAACATTATCGAAATCATTATTGCTAAACAGCGTAACGGGCCGGTTGGTACGGTCGAGCTGGCGTTCCTAAAAAGCTTTAATAAGTTTGTTGGACTGGACCGAACGCATCAGGAGCCTGGACAGGCTTCCTAG
- the rplI gene encoding 50S ribosomal protein L9 has translation MKVIFLQDVKGQGKKGEVKEVSEGYVRNFLFPKNLAKPASDGNLKTLDLQNAAEVKKKLKEKEDAQALAARLEALKVVVKTRAGEGGRLFGAITSKQIAEALEAQGVKIDKRKIELEEPIRTLGVTQVPVKLHPEVKAKLSVHATEE, from the coding sequence ATGAAGGTAATTTTTCTGCAAGATGTAAAGGGGCAAGGCAAGAAGGGTGAGGTTAAAGAAGTATCAGAGGGTTATGTCCGTAATTTCTTGTTTCCTAAGAACTTGGCGAAGCCAGCTTCCGACGGCAACCTGAAGACGCTTGACCTGCAAAATGCAGCTGAAGTGAAAAAGAAGTTGAAAGAAAAAGAAGATGCGCAGGCACTTGCTGCACGACTGGAAGCGTTGAAGGTCGTCGTGAAGACAAGAGCAGGCGAAGGTGGCCGTCTATTCGGTGCCATAACAAGCAAACAAATCGCTGAAGCGCTTGAAGCGCAGGGCGTAAAGATCGATAAACGCAAGATCGAACTGGAAGAGCCGATTCGCACCCTTGGCGTTACTCAGGTGCCCGTGAAGCTGCATCCGGAAGTCAAAGCGAAGCTGAGTGTCCATGCAACAGAAGAATAA
- a CDS encoding DHH family phosphoesterase, translating into MPKFLIKRWHGMHHLWAFVLMILLTVTLAAYEWKLGIIGLVLSGAVGFYSVMAERAFRRDLKVYLGTLSYRVKKAGREVISDLPLGIILYNEDKTVEWHNGFVSHMLDLESVVGESLDELFPTLSQAKEREGTVEAVIGSSVYELMFRFDERLLYIRDITQRWQLAKRYEDEKLALGIVMMDNLEEVTQGMDDQQRSSLMSKATAEITEWANKFHVYLKRLTSDRYLVITDQRTLKQLELSRFVLLDEVREITAENKIPMTLSIGFASGAESIVELGHWAQTSLDYALGRGGDQAAVKVGQRQSFYGGKSNAVEKRTRVRARVVAHALRDLIRDSDRVVIMGHKMPDMDAIGAAIGVLKAAMMYNKEAFIVLEGVNPSIQKMMEMLREDERIAKRFISPEQAQVLIGSNTLVVVVDTHKASMVKEPKLLTQTEKIVVVDHHRRGEEFITGAILVYMEPYASSTCELITELLQYIHDRVLLDVREATALLAGITVDTKSFSLRTGSRTFEAASFLRRHGADSALIQRMMKEDLAEYIKKAEMIKQAEIVYDHIAIAVTEQGRKYSQLLIAQTADTLLNMTDVLASFVIGERPDGLIGISARSLGHMNVQVVMERMGGGGHLTNAAAQLEGTVTEAAHRLKQVLHELDKEEGLFE; encoded by the coding sequence ATGCCGAAGTTTCTAATCAAACGATGGCACGGGATGCACCATCTGTGGGCATTCGTGCTAATGATTCTATTAACGGTGACGCTCGCCGCATACGAGTGGAAGCTTGGCATAATCGGGCTCGTGCTGTCAGGCGCGGTCGGCTTCTATTCTGTCATGGCAGAGCGGGCGTTTCGCCGGGATTTGAAAGTGTATCTCGGTACATTGTCATACCGGGTGAAGAAGGCAGGCAGAGAGGTTATAAGCGATCTGCCGCTTGGTATTATTCTATACAACGAGGATAAGACGGTGGAGTGGCACAATGGGTTTGTGTCGCACATGCTCGACTTGGAATCCGTTGTAGGCGAGTCGCTGGATGAGCTGTTCCCTACGCTGTCGCAGGCAAAGGAGCGCGAGGGGACGGTTGAAGCGGTGATTGGCAGCTCCGTGTATGAGCTGATGTTCCGTTTCGATGAGCGGCTGCTCTACATCCGTGATATCACGCAGCGCTGGCAGCTGGCGAAGCGTTATGAGGATGAGAAGCTCGCGCTTGGCATTGTCATGATGGATAACCTTGAAGAGGTTACGCAAGGCATGGATGACCAGCAGCGGAGCTCGCTGATGTCGAAGGCGACGGCGGAAATTACAGAGTGGGCGAATAAGTTCCACGTGTACTTGAAGCGTCTCACATCAGACCGTTATCTTGTCATTACCGATCAGCGAACGCTGAAGCAGCTGGAGCTGTCTCGTTTTGTACTACTTGATGAAGTGCGGGAAATTACCGCAGAGAATAAAATTCCAATGACGCTGAGCATCGGGTTCGCGTCAGGCGCGGAGAGCATCGTGGAGCTCGGTCACTGGGCGCAAACGAGCCTTGATTATGCGCTTGGCCGCGGTGGTGACCAAGCGGCTGTGAAGGTTGGACAGCGCCAGTCGTTCTATGGCGGCAAGTCCAATGCAGTAGAGAAGCGGACTCGCGTCCGCGCCCGCGTTGTTGCGCATGCGCTGCGCGATTTGATACGCGACAGCGACCGCGTCGTCATTATGGGGCATAAGATGCCCGATATGGACGCAATCGGCGCAGCTATCGGGGTGCTGAAGGCCGCGATGATGTACAACAAGGAAGCGTTCATCGTGCTGGAGGGCGTCAATCCATCCATTCAGAAGATGATGGAGATGCTGCGTGAGGATGAGCGCATTGCTAAGCGGTTTATCTCGCCGGAGCAGGCGCAGGTGCTTATCGGCAGCAACACACTCGTCGTCGTTGTCGATACGCATAAAGCGTCAATGGTGAAGGAGCCTAAGCTGCTGACTCAGACGGAGAAGATCGTCGTTGTCGACCATCATCGCCGTGGCGAAGAGTTCATTACAGGCGCCATTCTTGTCTACATGGAGCCATATGCGTCCTCGACGTGCGAGCTCATTACCGAGCTTCTCCAATATATCCACGATCGCGTGCTGCTGGACGTCAGAGAGGCGACAGCATTGCTTGCGGGAATAACAGTCGATACGAAGAGCTTCTCGCTCCGTACCGGCTCCAGAACGTTCGAAGCGGCATCTTTCTTACGTCGCCATGGAGCGGATTCGGCGCTCATTCAGCGGATGATGAAAGAGGATCTAGCCGAATACATCAAGAAGGCAGAGATGATCAAGCAGGCCGAGATTGTCTATGACCATATTGCAATTGCCGTCACGGAGCAAGGACGCAAGTATTCGCAGCTCTTAATTGCGCAGACGGCGGATACCCTCCTCAATATGACGGATGTACTTGCATCGTTCGTTATTGGCGAACGCCCAGACGGTCTTATCGGCATTAGTGCGAGATCACTGGGACATATGAATGTGCAGGTTGTTATGGAACGCATGGGCGGCGGCGGGCATCTGACGAACGCCGCAGCACAGCTAGAAGGAACAGTAACAGAAGCAGCGCATCGTCTCAAGCAGGTGCTGCATGAACTTGATAAGGAAGAGGGGTTATTCGAATGA
- a CDS encoding DUF2232 domain-containing protein → MKTGFKSIIWSIAALLLLLSIAVPGLNTLAAAVMMVPTVILYTMLSKRAFTLHMTAVYGIGVLVLGLPALIVGLFFLVPSIVMGHYYRKGAPARKVLTATVLTLLAELLLELVLFDVIFDFSLLREIRKVITTTTENLRADGLMPGIWTSEITETYIQYLIHSIPMAFITVSFLLAVVAHAIAAPALRSSGLSIAKLQPAREWRLPRIFVFYYLIALLADMITPDTGTSFMTVVLLNLIPLMQIAFTIQAMGLFFFIAHERKWNKAVPVLLSVIVAIFLHPLSLIGVFDAAFPIRKAFKKS, encoded by the coding sequence TTGAAAACCGGCTTTAAGTCGATTATTTGGAGCATTGCGGCGCTGCTGCTTCTGCTCTCCATTGCGGTACCCGGATTGAACACGTTAGCGGCTGCAGTCATGATGGTTCCGACTGTTATTCTTTACACGATGTTGTCTAAACGGGCCTTCACATTGCATATGACTGCTGTATACGGAATTGGTGTTCTTGTACTCGGGCTGCCTGCACTGATCGTCGGGCTGTTTTTCCTGGTTCCTTCAATCGTGATGGGGCATTATTACCGCAAGGGCGCGCCTGCGCGTAAGGTGCTGACCGCTACCGTGCTGACGTTGCTCGCAGAGCTGCTGCTCGAGCTTGTTCTGTTTGATGTGATCTTCGATTTCTCGCTGCTGCGTGAAATCCGCAAAGTGATTACAACGACGACGGAAAACTTGCGGGCAGACGGACTGATGCCGGGCATCTGGACTTCGGAAATTACAGAAACGTACATTCAATATCTGATTCATTCTATACCGATGGCATTCATTACGGTATCCTTCTTACTCGCTGTTGTCGCGCATGCTATTGCGGCTCCGGCTCTGCGCTCTTCCGGCTTATCGATTGCCAAGCTGCAGCCAGCAAGAGAATGGCGCTTGCCGCGCATCTTCGTCTTCTATTACTTGATTGCACTTCTGGCGGATATGATTACGCCGGATACAGGCACTTCTTTCATGACAGTGGTGCTGCTAAACCTTATTCCGCTTATGCAGATCGCTTTTACGATTCAAGCGATGGGACTCTTCTTCTTTATCGCACATGAGCGAAAGTGGAACAAAGCTGTACCGGTGCTCTTATCCGTGATCGTTGCGATTTTTCTCCATCCGCTTAGCTTAATCGGGGTGTTCGATGCCGCATTCCCCATTCGAAAAGCGTTCAAGAAATCGTAA